The following nucleotide sequence is from Acidovorax radicis.
CGATGCGGCCTTTGGAGCCACGCGTCAGCACGGTGTCGCCGTTGATCTGGTCCAGCGCCGTGGGGCGTGGGTTGGCAAAACCGATGGTGCTGGCCAGCAGGTCACGTTCGTACTTGCCGCGGCGCAGGCGCGTCTGCAACTCGCCGCCGTCGCCAAAGCGGTGGATGTGGCCCATGGTGACGTACTGCGACGACGTGTTGAGGTGGTCGCTGTTGAGGCCGTAGTAGTTCTTGGACGGCAAGGTGGCGACGATCTTGCCGTTGTCGCTGATCCAGGGGCTGTTGTAGTTGGGGCGGCCCTTGACGTCGAGGTAGTACAGGCCCACCGAGAACTCGTCGGCCGTGCCGATGCCCCAGGCGAACGTGGGCGCAATGCCGCGTTTGTCCTGCTTGGCACCATAGTTGTCCGCGTTGTGCACCAGCGCATTCAGGCGAAACGCTGCGTTTTCACCGGTCTTGAAGTTGAAGTCGCCCGTCAGGCGGTTTTCCTTGCCGGTGCCAAGGGTGTACGAGACTTCGTGCTGGTCGATCAGCAGGGGTGCCTTGTTGACCTGGTTGACCACGCCACCGGTCGAGCCCTTGCCAAACAGCATCGACGCCGAGCCCTTGAGCACTTCCACACGGTCGTTGTTGAAGGTGTCGCGCTCGATCAGCGGGGCATCTTTCATGCCGTCGATGTATATGTCGCCCGCCTGGCCCAGCGAGAAACCGCGCAAACGCACATCCTCTTCGCCGGTTTCGCCGGCCTGGAAGGTCACGCCCGCCGTGGTGCGCAGCACGTCGCGGAAGTCGTCCTGGTTACGGTCGGCCATGAGCTTTTCGGTGAACACCGTGACGGACTGCGGAATGTCCTTGATGTCCTGCTTGCCTTTGCCCACGGTGGTTTTTTTGATCAGCAGTGTGTCCTTGCCCTGCACGTCGGCCGCTTCTTTCACAGTCACGGTCGAGAGGGTAGTTTCTGGCGGGCTGGTTTGTGCCATGGCGCCCATGGAGGCTGCCAGCATGAGTGCGCCCAAAGGCAGCAAGGCCACGTCCGAAGACATGCCATGTGTGGCGGGGCTCGCGGGGGCTACGGCAGTGGAAGGTGAGGGCAGCACGGGGCTGAGGCGCGGGGCGCGTGGATTGGCCAAGATGGACTCCGTCAGTGAGGGGGGCAGGTGGCGCGTGGATGCGCCAAGAGCCGACGAAAGGCAGTGGCTAGATCAACATGGCTGTGCGTCGTCGTGCTTCTTTATGTTACATCAAATGCGGGTCATTCTCATTTGTATTGATGTTTGTCTGCCACACCTTTGCCGGCGTCCAGGCGAAAAAAAACCGGCGAAAGCCGGTTTTTTGCTGCAAGGCAGAGCGTCTTATTTGACGTGCTTGCCGATCAGGCCTGCGAGTTCAAACATCGACACCTGTGGCTTGCCAAACAGCTCCTTGAGCTTGGCATCTGCATTGATGTTGCGCTTATTGGCGGCGTCCTGCAGGTTGTTGGCCTTGATGTAGACCCACAGCTTGCTGATGATCTCCGTGCGTGGCAGCGGTGCCGAGCCCACCACGGCAGCCAGCGCAGGGCTGGGCGTGAGCGCCTTCATGAAAGCGGCGTTGGGGGTGCGCTTCTTGGCGGGTGCAGCGGCCTTATCGGCTGCTGGGGCTGTTTTTGCCGGAGCTTTTTTTGCAGTTGCCATGTTGGGTTTTCCTTGTTGGACGTAAATTTTTACCAGCTAAACGACGCTTTGCTACTGGCAGACCGATGCTAATGGGAAAAAATTGCGTTTCCAAGGGAGAAAACGCTTTTTTTGCCTCGATTTGTAGCGGCGGTGCTGCGCCAGGCGGGCCCGTCACCCCTAGCGGCACCACTGGCTTGACAAAATGCGGTGTTCGGCTGGGCCGGGCGCGGTGGGCCCAGCAGGGCTTATCTGTACGTCGTTATCCTTTGATTTTTGCCATTGTGAAAGGCCTTTGCCATGACCTCCGCGCTCCCTCCTGCATTCAGCACCTGTGATTTTTGTGATGTACACAAGGGCGACACCAGTGGTGCTTTTCGTGTGCTGGCGCCCGTTTTTCAGAGCTTTGGCGGCGTCAACGCCTTCTCGGGCCAGGTCAGCACCGTGAAATGCCATGAGGACAACACCTTGGTGAAGGCCGCCGTGGATTCCGCAGGGGCGGGGCGTGTTCTGGTGGTAGATGGTGGGGGCTCGCTGCGCCGTGCGCTGGTCGGCGGCAACCTTGCTGCAGCTGCGGCTCGCAATGGTTGGGCGGGCATTGTGGTGGACGGCTGTGTGCGTGACGTGGCCGAGCTGAATGCGACGGCCGTCGGGATTCGCGCCCTGGCGCTCATGCCACTGCCTACAGAAAAACGCAATGAAGGCCTGCGCGATGTGCCTGCGCAGATCCAAGGCGTGTGGGTGCGTCCCGGTGACTGGCTGTATGCCGATGCGGACGGCATCGTGGTGAGCGCCCAGGCGCTGGCGGCCTGACCCCCTCTCGGCTGTTTTTGCCGGGCACGGCGCACCTGCGGCCGCTGCCTTCAATCGACCGGGCGGTGGTTTTGACGCACGCGCATGGCTGCGCGTGAGGGCAGGGTGGCAAGCACCACGCTCGCCAGGGCAATGGCAAAGGCGATCAATTGCAGCGTGGTGAGTGATTCACCCAGCGCCACCACGCCCACTGCCGCCGCACTCACGGGCAGCATGACGCTGAACACCCCGCCTTGGGCGGCTGGCACGGCCTTGAGGCCGGTCATCCAGAGCCATACCGTCCACATGCAGGCGGCCAGTGCATAAAACAGCAGCAGCGCCCACGTACCCCAGCCGACCGTGGCAAAGGGGAAATCCCAGGCCAGATAAAGCCCGAAAGGGGTCGTCAGCACAAACCCCCACAGGTTGATGAGCGAGGTGATGCGTTTGGGCCCCAGGCTGGCGGTGAGCTTTTTGCCGATCACCGTGTACGCGGCTTCACACACCACGGCGCCCATCAGCAGCCAGTGGCCCAACCATGCCAAGTTTTTGCCATTATTGCCCGTAAGCGCTTGACTGGTCTGCGCAATGTGCTCTTGTTTTGATAGTGAAAAAAGACCAATGCCGATGACAGCACACAACACGGCGACCCAAGTGCGCGGAGCCACCCGTTCGCGCAAGAAGGCCCAGCCCATCACTGCCACTGCGGCGGGAATGGCCGCCATGGTGACACCGGCCGACACGGC
It contains:
- a CDS encoding SWIB/MDM2 domain-containing protein, whose product is MATAKKAPAKTAPAADKAAAPAKKRTPNAAFMKALTPSPALAAVVGSAPLPRTEIISKLWVYIKANNLQDAANKRNINADAKLKELFGKPQVSMFELAGLIGKHVK
- the rraA gene encoding ribonuclease E activity regulator RraA, which gives rise to MTSALPPAFSTCDFCDVHKGDTSGAFRVLAPVFQSFGGVNAFSGQVSTVKCHEDNTLVKAAVDSAGAGRVLVVDGGGSLRRALVGGNLAAAAARNGWAGIVVDGCVRDVAELNATAVGIRALALMPLPTEKRNEGLRDVPAQIQGVWVRPGDWLYADADGIVVSAQALAA
- a CDS encoding DMT family transporter; amino-acid sequence: MSLVGCYVALSKPLAAVLPVLLLAWLRFGIGGVAMLHWLKKPLDEPALTPQTKRLLFLESFLGNFLFTICMIYGVSLTDAVSAGVTMAAIPAAVAVMGWAFLRERVAPRTWVAVLCAVIGIGLFSLSKQEHIAQTSQALTGNNGKNLAWLGHWLLMGAVVCEAAYTVIGKKLTASLGPKRITSLINLWGFVLTTPFGLYLAWDFPFATVGWGTWALLLFYALAACMWTVWLWMTGLKAVPAAQGGVFSVMLPVSAAAVGVVALGESLTTLQLIAFAIALASVVLATLPSRAAMRVRQNHRPVD